One genomic region from Streptomyces sp. NBC_01304 encodes:
- a CDS encoding FAD-dependent monooxygenase, whose translation MTNTAHAQGPLAHLTVLVSGASIAGPALALNLARYGAEVTVVERTPALREGGFAVDFRGHIHRKVLTEMGIWDEIHRRQTHMGRQSVVDADGTEQVDLPAALMSGDVEIFRGELSKIMYERTKDEVEYVFGDSIATLTEDAEGIDVTFEVGAPRRFDLVVAADGLHSNTRRLVFGEESQYLRFLHHYVAGFSVPNHLGLNRTGLIHSDPGRAVAVSNYDGDPDRGGALLVFTSEQLTYDRRDIEQQKRILADRFAGMGWEAPAVLKALEDADDLYFDAIAQIHVDRLTKGRVALLGDAGYGATMGGMGTGVAIVGGYVLAGELALAHGDHRTAFAAYEARVRDFAKGCQKISGNAGPFFAPPTEKKIRSRNRAYRILSSRYLAAFFKRLTEKAATGIKLGDYPA comes from the coding sequence ATGACGAACACAGCGCACGCCCAAGGCCCCCTCGCCCACCTCACCGTCCTGGTCTCCGGCGCCAGCATCGCCGGCCCCGCCCTCGCCCTCAACCTCGCCAGGTACGGCGCCGAGGTCACCGTCGTCGAAAGGACGCCCGCCCTGCGCGAGGGCGGGTTCGCGGTCGACTTCCGGGGTCACATCCACCGCAAGGTGCTCACCGAGATGGGCATCTGGGACGAGATCCACCGGCGGCAGACCCACATGGGCCGGCAGAGCGTCGTCGACGCCGACGGCACCGAACAGGTCGATCTGCCGGCCGCGTTGATGAGCGGCGACGTGGAGATCTTCCGCGGCGAACTGTCCAAGATCATGTACGAGCGCACCAAGGACGAGGTCGAGTACGTCTTCGGCGACTCCATCGCCACGCTCACGGAGGACGCCGAGGGCATCGACGTCACCTTCGAGGTGGGCGCCCCGCGCCGCTTCGACCTCGTGGTGGCCGCCGACGGACTGCACTCGAACACCCGGCGCCTCGTCTTCGGAGAGGAGTCCCAGTACCTGCGTTTCCTGCACCACTACGTGGCGGGCTTCAGCGTGCCCAACCACCTCGGCCTGAACCGCACGGGCCTCATCCACAGCGACCCCGGGCGCGCGGTGGCCGTGTCCAACTACGACGGGGACCCCGACCGCGGCGGCGCCCTGCTCGTGTTCACCTCGGAGCAACTGACGTACGACCGGCGGGACATCGAGCAGCAGAAGCGGATCCTCGCCGACCGGTTCGCCGGGATGGGCTGGGAGGCACCCGCGGTCCTGAAGGCGCTGGAGGACGCCGACGACCTGTACTTCGACGCGATCGCGCAGATCCACGTGGACCGGCTCACCAAGGGCCGGGTGGCGCTGCTCGGCGATGCCGGGTACGGCGCCACGATGGGCGGCATGGGCACGGGCGTCGCCATCGTCGGAGGCTATGTGCTCGCCGGCGAGCTGGCCCTCGCACACGGCGACCACCGCACCGCGTTCGCCGCGTACGAGGCGCGGGTCCGGGACTTCGCCAAGGGCTGCCAGAAGATCTCGGGCAACGCCGGGCCGTTCTTCGCCCCGCCGACCGAGAAGAAGATCCGCAGCCGCAACCGGGCGTACCGGATCCTCAGCTCGCGCTATCTGGCGGCCTTCTTCAAGCGGCTCACCGAGAAAGCGGCGACGGGCATCAAGCTCGGGGACTATCCCGCCTGA
- a CDS encoding thiamine-phosphate kinase, producing the protein MKGTVGELGEFGLIRELTSRLTTTPAVRLGPGDDAAVVAAPDRRVVVSTDILLEGRHFRRDWSTAYDVGRKAAAQNLADIAAMGAVPTALLLGLVVPAELPVTWATELMDGLRDECQVAGAAVVGGDVVRGDTITVSITALGDLRNHEPVTRAGAQPGDVVAYTGWLGWSAAGHAVLSRGFRSPRAFVEAHRRPEPPYHAGPAAAGLGATAMADVSDGLIADLGHIAEASKVRIDVKSGSIDVPSQMNDIGQAVGVDPLQWVLSGGEDHAIVATFPPDVKLPARWKIIGEVLNPSALPQVTVDGAPWTNKGGWDHFGGDIES; encoded by the coding sequence ATGAAGGGCACCGTCGGCGAGCTGGGGGAGTTCGGGCTCATCAGGGAGCTCACCTCGCGGCTCACCACCACTCCGGCGGTGCGGCTCGGCCCCGGCGACGACGCCGCGGTCGTGGCCGCGCCCGACCGCAGGGTCGTGGTCAGCACGGACATCCTCCTGGAAGGGCGGCACTTCCGCCGCGACTGGTCCACGGCGTACGACGTCGGGCGCAAGGCGGCCGCGCAGAACCTCGCGGACATCGCCGCGATGGGCGCCGTGCCGACCGCGCTCCTGCTCGGCCTGGTCGTCCCCGCCGAACTGCCGGTGACCTGGGCGACCGAGCTGATGGACGGCCTGCGCGACGAGTGCCAGGTCGCGGGCGCGGCCGTGGTCGGCGGGGACGTCGTACGCGGCGACACCATCACCGTGTCCATCACGGCGCTCGGCGACCTCCGCAACCACGAGCCGGTGACCCGCGCGGGCGCGCAGCCCGGCGATGTGGTCGCGTACACCGGCTGGTTGGGCTGGTCCGCGGCCGGGCACGCCGTGCTCTCGCGCGGCTTCCGCTCGCCGCGCGCCTTCGTCGAGGCGCACCGCCGCCCGGAGCCGCCGTACCACGCGGGCCCCGCGGCGGCCGGGCTCGGCGCGACCGCCATGGCCGATGTGAGCGACGGACTGATCGCCGACCTCGGGCACATCGCCGAGGCCAGCAAGGTGCGGATCGACGTCAAGTCCGGTTCCATCGACGTGCCTTCGCAGATGAACGACATCGGGCAGGCCGTCGGTGTCGACCCGCTGCAGTGGGTGCTCAGCGGGGGAGAGGACCACGCGATCGTGGCGACCTTCCCGCCGGACGTGAAGCTGCCGGCCCGCTGGAAGATCATCGGCGAGGTGCTCAACCCGTCCGCGTTGCCGCAGGTCACCGTGGACGGGGCGCCCTGGACGAACAAGGGTGGCTGGGACCACTTCGGCGGGGACATCGAGTCGTGA
- the recG gene encoding ATP-dependent DNA helicase RecG, translating to MDRVPVLEEPLKKLLGPATAKVMAEHLDLHTVGDLLHHYPRRYAERGELTQLADLPLGEHVTVVAQVASARILKFNGGRGQRLEVVITDGSGQLQLVFFGRGIHKPHKDLLPGTRAMFAGKVSAFNRKLQLAHPAYELLRGGSDSDAVDAWAGALIPIYPATAKLESWKIAKAVDAVLPSVQEAVDPLPPALRDGRSLVPLPEALLKIHRPHTKADIADAKSRLKWDEAFVLQVALARRRYADTQLPAVARRPAPDGLLDAFDAKLPFTLTEGQQKVSKEIFDDLATEHPMHRLLQGEVGSGKTMVALRAMLAVVDAGGQAAMLAPTEVLAQQHHRSITEMMGELAEGGMLGGTEHATKVVLLTGSMGAAGRRKALLDLVTGEAGIVIGTHALIEDKVQFHDLGLVVVDEQHRFGVEQRDALRSKGKQPPHLLVMTATPIPRTVAMTVFGDLETSVLDQLPAGRSPIATHVVPAADKPHFLARAWERVREEVEKGHQAYVVCPRIGDDLDDKADAKKKKSAEDEAEKRPPLAVVEVAQQLTAGPLKGLRVEILHGRMAPDDKDDVMRRFAAGDVDVLVATTVIEVGVNVPNATAMVIMDADRFGVSQLHQLRGRVGRGSAPGLCLLVSEMPEASPARARLGAVAATLDGFELSRIDLEQRREGDVLGQAQSGVRSSLRVLAVIEDEEVIAEAREEAVAIVTEDPELEGYPELRMTLDALLDKEREQYLEKG from the coding sequence ATGGATCGCGTGCCCGTGCTCGAAGAACCTCTGAAGAAACTGCTCGGCCCCGCCACCGCGAAGGTGATGGCCGAGCACCTCGACCTGCACACCGTCGGCGACCTGCTGCACCACTATCCGCGGCGGTACGCGGAGCGGGGCGAGCTCACCCAGCTGGCAGACCTGCCCCTGGGCGAGCACGTGACCGTGGTCGCCCAGGTAGCCAGTGCCCGCATCCTGAAGTTCAACGGCGGCCGCGGCCAGCGCCTCGAAGTCGTCATCACCGACGGCAGCGGCCAGTTGCAGCTCGTCTTCTTCGGCCGCGGCATCCACAAGCCGCACAAGGACCTGCTGCCCGGCACCCGCGCGATGTTCGCCGGCAAGGTCTCGGCCTTCAACCGCAAGCTGCAGCTCGCCCACCCCGCGTATGAACTCCTGCGCGGCGGCAGCGACTCGGACGCGGTCGACGCCTGGGCGGGAGCGCTCATCCCGATCTATCCGGCCACCGCCAAGCTGGAGTCCTGGAAGATCGCCAAGGCGGTCGACGCCGTGCTGCCCAGCGTCCAGGAAGCCGTCGACCCCCTGCCGCCCGCGCTGCGCGACGGCCGCTCCCTGGTGCCGCTGCCCGAGGCTCTGCTCAAGATCCACCGCCCGCACACGAAGGCGGACATCGCCGATGCCAAGTCCCGCCTGAAGTGGGACGAGGCCTTCGTCCTCCAGGTCGCCCTGGCCCGCAGGCGGTACGCCGACACCCAACTCCCCGCCGTGGCACGGCGACCCGCGCCGGACGGTCTGCTCGACGCCTTCGACGCCAAGCTGCCCTTCACGCTCACCGAGGGCCAGCAGAAGGTCTCCAAGGAGATCTTCGACGACCTCGCGACCGAGCACCCGATGCACCGGCTGCTGCAGGGCGAGGTGGGCTCGGGCAAGACCATGGTGGCCCTGCGCGCGATGCTCGCCGTGGTCGACGCGGGCGGGCAGGCCGCGATGCTCGCGCCCACCGAGGTCCTGGCCCAGCAGCACCACCGCTCGATCACCGAGATGATGGGCGAGCTCGCCGAGGGCGGCATGCTCGGCGGCACGGAGCACGCCACCAAGGTGGTGCTGCTCACCGGCTCGATGGGCGCGGCCGGCCGCCGAAAGGCACTGCTCGACCTGGTCACGGGTGAGGCCGGGATCGTCATCGGCACGCACGCGCTGATCGAGGACAAGGTCCAGTTCCACGACCTCGGCCTGGTCGTCGTCGACGAGCAGCACCGCTTCGGCGTCGAGCAGCGCGACGCCCTGCGCTCCAAGGGCAAGCAGCCCCCGCACCTCCTGGTGATGACCGCGACCCCCATTCCGCGTACGGTCGCGATGACCGTCTTCGGCGACCTGGAGACCTCGGTCCTCGACCAACTCCCCGCCGGACGCTCGCCGATCGCCACCCATGTCGTGCCCGCCGCGGACAAGCCGCACTTCCTGGCACGCGCCTGGGAGCGGGTCCGCGAGGAGGTCGAGAAGGGCCACCAGGCGTACGTCGTGTGCCCGCGGATCGGTGACGACCTGGACGACAAGGCCGACGCCAAGAAGAAGAAGTCGGCCGAGGACGAGGCGGAGAAGCGCCCGCCGCTCGCCGTCGTGGAAGTCGCGCAACAGCTGACCGCCGGGCCGCTGAAGGGCCTGCGCGTCGAGATCCTGCACGGCCGGATGGCGCCCGACGACAAGGACGACGTGATGCGCCGCTTCGCCGCCGGAGACGTGGACGTACTGGTCGCCACGACGGTCATCGAGGTCGGGGTGAACGTCCCGAACGCCACCGCCATGGTGATCATGGACGCGGACCGCTTCGGTGTCTCCCAGCTGCACCAGCTGCGCGGCCGCGTCGGCCGTGGCTCGGCCCCCGGCCTGTGCCTCCTGGTCTCCGAGATGCCTGAGGCGAGCCCGGCCCGGGCCCGCCTCGGCGCGGTGGCGGCCACGCTGGACGGCTTCGAGCTCTCCCGGATCGACCTCGAACAGCGCCGCGAGGGCGACGTTCTCGGCCAGGCGCAGTCCGGGGTCCGCTCGTCGCTGCGGGTGCTCGCGGTCATCGAGGACGAGGAGGTCATCGCCGAGGCCCGTGAGGAGGCGGTGGCGATCGTCACCGAGGACCCGGAGCTGGAGGGGTATCCGGAGCTGCGGATGACGCTGGACGCGCTCCTCGACAAGGAACGGGAGCAGTACCTGGAGAAGGGATGA
- a CDS encoding BTAD domain-containing putative transcriptional regulator — protein sequence MRFGILGPLDIRDDDGSALDPGGQRPRTLLTLLLLEAGRTVPAERLLDGLYGDAPPAGAANALQSQISRLRKRLDVAIEAGPAGYRLAADPEDVDAHRFERLAREGRRTLTAGAHAEAANVLRAALALWRGPALPDLAGSRAARYEELRLAAHQDRVEADLALGGGPELVPELRELIAGHPLSERLYGQLMRALRTAGRPADALAVYEEARRTLADELGADPSPELAALHLELLQGTSDTAPRGVPAQLTRFVGRAEELARIAGLLRTERLVTLTGPGGAGKTRLAVEAAGRHAPDKAPVAYVELAPLADGAQVPYAILTALGVREGARHPAGDAHERLVSALEGRELLLVLDNCEHLVEEAALLTGRLLGACPGLRVLATSREALGITGEAQCPVPPLPPRTAEQLFADRAAAVRPDIELHARVNGDAGPPGSADGHARVAEICAALDGLPLAIELAAARLRTLTLDELANRLDDRFRLLSRGDRTKAPRHRTLRAVVEWSWELLDEEERELARRFTVFAGGADLGAVEEVCEVPYPDDLLASLAEKSFLEVTDGRYRMLETIRAFCAQQLTEAGETDRLGAAHAAYFLRLATEAEPFLRGHEQLHWLARLATEHGNLDAALRHLVAASPEDALRLVAALSWYGRLRGGYGALAPHARALFAAVGGEPPAGLEEEFVLCVVNTFTGGGSDPREQERLARARPVMEALEWPLRLPFTMVLWSVAAGPRHIDDALLRTARHDGDPWAPALIELGRGFQEWFAGRPEESEASFTRAVTGFRAAGDRWGMANSLDPLGVFAFWRGDSERALRLLDEALVHVRELEAPEETADLLHRKATVLLHAGRPVEAESHFTRACRYARTAGVIDKEAGALRGLGDTARMAGDTARARDRYEAALATCSDNWFSVGESVRILIGLGRTALAEGAPDEARDWFAQARTLADDAPLELAEAAEALASVEPPEQAARLLGAAAGLRGTELLGDLDVARTRAAVRAELSPAAYKTAFELGRTAATIN from the coding sequence GTGCGATTCGGCATCCTCGGTCCCCTCGACATCCGTGACGACGACGGCAGCGCGCTCGATCCGGGCGGACAGCGGCCGCGTACGCTGCTCACCCTGCTGCTCCTGGAAGCGGGTCGCACCGTCCCGGCCGAGCGACTGCTCGACGGCCTGTACGGCGATGCGCCGCCGGCCGGTGCCGCCAATGCCCTGCAGTCCCAGATATCCCGGCTGCGCAAGCGCCTGGACGTCGCCATCGAGGCCGGTCCTGCCGGATACCGGCTCGCCGCCGACCCCGAGGACGTCGACGCGCACCGCTTCGAGAGGCTGGCCCGCGAAGGCCGGCGGACGCTCACCGCGGGGGCGCACGCCGAGGCGGCGAACGTACTGCGTGCGGCGCTCGCCCTGTGGCGGGGCCCCGCACTCCCCGACCTCGCCGGATCCCGGGCCGCTCGCTACGAGGAGCTCAGGCTCGCCGCCCACCAGGACCGCGTGGAGGCCGACCTCGCCCTCGGCGGCGGCCCCGAGCTGGTGCCCGAGCTGCGCGAGCTGATCGCCGGGCACCCGTTGAGCGAGCGCCTGTACGGCCAGCTGATGCGGGCCCTGCGGACGGCCGGGCGGCCCGCCGACGCCCTCGCCGTCTACGAGGAGGCCCGTCGCACCCTCGCCGACGAGCTCGGCGCCGACCCGTCCCCCGAGCTGGCCGCCCTGCACCTGGAGCTGCTGCAGGGCACCTCGGACACGGCCCCGCGCGGGGTTCCCGCCCAGCTCACCCGCTTCGTGGGCCGCGCCGAGGAGCTGGCGCGGATCGCCGGGCTGCTGCGCACGGAGCGGCTCGTCACCCTCACCGGCCCCGGGGGCGCGGGCAAGACCCGGCTCGCCGTCGAGGCGGCCGGGAGGCACGCGCCGGACAAGGCACCGGTCGCCTATGTGGAGCTCGCACCCCTGGCCGACGGTGCTCAGGTTCCGTACGCGATCCTCACCGCGCTCGGCGTGCGCGAGGGCGCCCGGCACCCCGCGGGCGATGCGCACGAGCGCCTTGTGTCCGCGCTCGAAGGGCGTGAGCTGCTCCTCGTGCTGGACAACTGCGAGCACCTCGTCGAGGAGGCGGCACTCCTCACCGGCCGTCTGCTCGGGGCCTGCCCGGGCCTGCGCGTCCTCGCCACCAGCCGGGAGGCGCTGGGCATCACCGGCGAGGCGCAGTGCCCGGTGCCGCCGCTGCCGCCGCGCACCGCCGAGCAGCTCTTCGCCGACCGGGCGGCGGCGGTGCGCCCGGACATCGAGCTCCACGCGCGCGTGAACGGCGATGCCGGTCCCCCGGGTTCCGCTGACGGCCACGCGCGCGTGGCCGAGATCTGCGCGGCCCTCGACGGGCTCCCCCTCGCCATCGAGCTGGCCGCCGCCCGCCTGCGCACCCTCACCCTCGACGAGCTCGCGAACCGCCTCGACGACCGCTTCCGGCTGCTCTCCCGCGGCGACCGCACCAAGGCGCCCCGGCACCGCACCCTGCGCGCGGTGGTCGAGTGGAGCTGGGAACTGCTCGACGAGGAGGAGCGGGAGCTGGCCCGGCGCTTCACCGTGTTCGCGGGCGGTGCGGACCTCGGTGCGGTCGAGGAAGTCTGCGAAGTGCCGTACCCGGACGATCTGTTGGCCTCCTTGGCCGAGAAGTCCTTCCTGGAGGTGACCGACGGCCGGTACCGCATGCTGGAGACGATCCGTGCCTTCTGTGCGCAGCAGCTCACCGAGGCGGGCGAGACGGACCGGCTGGGGGCCGCGCACGCCGCGTACTTCCTGCGCCTCGCCACCGAGGCCGAACCGTTCCTGCGCGGCCACGAGCAGCTGCACTGGCTGGCCCGCCTCGCCACCGAGCACGGCAATCTGGACGCCGCCCTGCGCCACCTCGTGGCCGCCTCCCCCGAGGACGCCCTGCGCCTGGTGGCCGCCCTGTCCTGGTACGGGCGCCTGCGCGGCGGCTACGGCGCGCTGGCCCCGCATGCCCGCGCCCTCTTCGCTGCGGTGGGCGGGGAGCCCCCGGCCGGCCTGGAGGAGGAGTTCGTGCTGTGTGTGGTGAACACCTTCACCGGTGGCGGCAGCGATCCGCGCGAGCAGGAGCGCCTCGCACGCGCGCGCCCGGTGATGGAGGCGCTGGAGTGGCCGCTGCGGCTGCCGTTCACGATGGTCCTGTGGTCGGTGGCGGCGGGGCCGCGGCACATCGACGACGCCCTGCTGAGGACCGCGCGGCACGATGGCGACCCATGGGCGCCCGCCCTGATCGAGCTGGGGCGCGGCTTCCAGGAGTGGTTCGCGGGTCGGCCCGAGGAGTCGGAGGCGTCGTTCACCCGCGCGGTCACCGGTTTCCGTGCGGCCGGTGACCGCTGGGGCATGGCCAACTCCCTTGATCCGCTGGGTGTTTTCGCGTTCTGGCGCGGTGACAGCGAGCGGGCGCTGCGCCTTCTGGACGAGGCCCTCGTGCACGTACGGGAGCTGGAGGCACCGGAGGAAACGGCCGATCTGCTGCACCGCAAGGCCACGGTCCTGCTGCACGCGGGACGCCCGGTCGAGGCCGAATCGCACTTCACGCGCGCGTGCCGGTACGCGCGTACCGCCGGCGTGATCGACAAGGAGGCCGGCGCCCTCCGCGGTCTCGGCGACACGGCCCGCATGGCGGGCGACACCGCACGCGCGCGTGACCGGTACGAAGCGGCCCTGGCGACCTGCTCGGACAACTGGTTCAGCGTCGGCGAGAGCGTACGCATCCTCATCGGCCTCGGCCGCACCGCGCTGGCCGAAGGCGCCCCGGACGAGGCCCGCGACTGGTTCGCCCAGGCCCGCACGCTGGCCGACGACGCCCCGCTCGAACTGGCCGAGGCCGCCGAGGCGTTGGCGTCCGTCGAGCCTCCGGAGCAGGCGGCCCGACTGCTCGGCGCGGCCGCCGGGCTGCGCGGCACCGAACTCCTCGGCGACCTGGACGTGGCCCGCACCCGGGCGGCGGTGCGCGCGGAGCTCTCCCCGGCGGCGTACAAGACGGCCTTTGAACTGGGGAGAACGGCCGCAACCATCAATTGA
- a CDS encoding DAK2 domain-containing protein produces MPQPVHADAAVVRTWCGLALEALGRARAEIDAINVYPVADGDTGTNLYLTVESASQAVEAVFAGHEAAGSGDGPSLTEAVRAMAHGALIGARGNSGTILAQLLRGVAQVVAGEPEKSDRGRVEDASERDEAHAPGAGDGELLRLALVRAAESGYQAVAHPVEGTVLTVATAAAQAGATAEGDCAAVAEAAYAGASAALDATPEQLAVLGRAGVVDAGGQGLVAVLGALVQALTGQAPAHPWHRSADGHARVDRVDVDRVDGEGHARVDGDAVHVRVQAGAGDPALVEDCPADGEDGTGPAFEVIYLLEAEDAAVARLRTRLDALGDSLVVVGGDGLWNVHVHVDDAGAAVEAGVEAGWPYRIRITHFGSADAHSAGFAAPPRERAQRAIVAVVPGDGLAALYAEAGATTVLARPGEPPASGELVDAIRRAHAREVVLLPNDAELRHTAAAAAEQARTEGVRVSLIPTRSAVQGIAALAVHEPDRRFDEDVVGMTSAAGATRYAELAVAERQFWTTAGICQAGDVLGLIDGDVAVIGTDVAATATSVLDRMLAAGGELVTLVLGDEAPEAVAERLEDHVREAHLAVDTVVYRGGRQSALLLIGVE; encoded by the coding sequence GTGCCGCAGCCCGTCCATGCCGACGCAGCCGTGGTGCGCACCTGGTGCGGGCTGGCTCTGGAGGCACTCGGCAGGGCCCGCGCGGAGATCGACGCGATCAACGTCTATCCGGTCGCGGACGGGGACACCGGGACGAACCTCTATCTGACCGTGGAATCCGCCTCCCAGGCGGTGGAGGCGGTGTTCGCGGGCCACGAGGCGGCGGGCTCCGGCGACGGGCCCTCGCTCACGGAGGCGGTGCGCGCGATGGCGCACGGAGCGCTCATCGGGGCCCGCGGGAACTCCGGGACGATCTTGGCGCAGCTGCTGCGCGGGGTGGCCCAGGTGGTCGCGGGCGAACCCGAGAAGAGCGATCGAGGGCGGGTCGAGGACGCCTCGGAGCGTGACGAGGCTCACGCCCCGGGTGCCGGTGACGGGGAGCTTTTGAGGCTGGCGCTGGTACGGGCCGCCGAGTCCGGCTACCAGGCGGTCGCGCACCCGGTGGAGGGCACCGTGCTGACGGTGGCCACGGCGGCGGCACAGGCCGGGGCCACGGCCGAGGGCGACTGTGCGGCAGTGGCCGAGGCGGCCTACGCGGGCGCGAGTGCGGCACTGGACGCGACCCCGGAACAGCTCGCGGTCCTGGGGCGCGCGGGGGTCGTGGACGCGGGCGGGCAGGGCCTGGTGGCAGTGCTCGGTGCGCTGGTGCAGGCGCTGACGGGTCAGGCGCCCGCGCATCCCTGGCACCGGTCGGCGGACGGGCACGCGCGCGTCGATCGTGTGGACGTCGATCGTGTGGACGGGGAGGGGCACGCGCGCGTGGATGGCGATGCGGTGCACGTACGCGTGCAAGCCGGCGCCGGCGATCCGGCGCTCGTGGAGGATTGCCCGGCCGACGGGGAGGACGGCACCGGGCCGGCCTTCGAGGTCATCTACCTCCTCGAGGCCGAGGACGCCGCCGTCGCCCGGCTGCGCACCCGGCTCGACGCGCTCGGCGACTCCCTCGTCGTGGTCGGCGGCGACGGTCTGTGGAACGTCCATGTGCACGTCGACGACGCGGGCGCCGCGGTGGAGGCGGGTGTCGAGGCGGGCTGGCCGTACCGCATCCGCATCACCCACTTCGGCTCCGCGGACGCGCACAGCGCGGGCTTCGCGGCGCCGCCCCGCGAGCGGGCGCAGCGCGCCATCGTCGCGGTCGTACCCGGGGACGGTCTCGCAGCGCTGTACGCCGAGGCGGGCGCCACCACCGTGCTCGCCCGCCCCGGTGAGCCCCCGGCCAGCGGCGAACTCGTCGACGCGATCCGGCGCGCGCACGCCCGCGAGGTCGTGCTGCTGCCCAACGACGCCGAGCTGCGGCACACCGCCGCGGCCGCCGCCGAGCAGGCCCGCACCGAAGGCGTACGGGTCTCGCTCATCCCCACCCGCTCCGCGGTCCAGGGCATCGCGGCGCTCGCCGTGCACGAACCCGACCGCCGCTTCGACGAGGACGTCGTCGGCATGACCTCGGCGGCCGGGGCCACCCGCTACGCGGAACTGGCCGTCGCCGAGCGGCAGTTCTGGACCACGGCCGGCATCTGCCAGGCCGGGGACGTACTCGGCCTCATCGACGGCGACGTCGCCGTGATCGGCACCGACGTCGCGGCCACAGCGACTTCCGTGCTCGACCGGATGCTGGCTGCCGGCGGCGAACTGGTCACGCTGGTCCTCGGGGACGAGGCCCCGGAGGCCGTCGCCGAGCGGCTCGAGGACCACGTGCGCGAGGCGCACCTCGCCGTGGACACGGTCGTCTACCGCGGCGGGCGGCAGTCGGCGCTGCTGCTCATCGGGGTCGAATAG
- a CDS encoding Lrp/AsnC family transcriptional regulator — MVQAYILIQTEVGKASTVAELIGKIPGVIQAEDVTGPYDVIVRAQAETVDELGRMVVARVQQVDGITRTLTCPVVHL, encoded by the coding sequence GTGGTACAGGCTTACATCCTGATTCAGACCGAGGTTGGCAAGGCGTCGACAGTCGCCGAGCTCATCGGCAAGATCCCAGGAGTGATACAGGCCGAGGACGTCACCGGTCCCTACGACGTCATCGTGCGCGCCCAGGCCGAGACGGTCGACGAACTCGGCCGCATGGTGGTTGCCAGAGTCCAGCAAGTGGACGGCATCACGCGAACCCTGACCTGCCCGGTCGTGCACCTGTAG
- the thiD gene encoding bifunctional hydroxymethylpyrimidine kinase/phosphomethylpyrimidine kinase: MTAPISPPASARQAPPLVLTVAGSDSGGGAGIQADLKTMLALGVHGMSVITAVTAQNSLGVQGAWELPVEAVRAQYRSVVDDIGIQAVKTGMLASAELVEAVAELLAGTEAPAVVDPVGISKHGDSLLAASALDSVRTKLLPVATVATPNLDEVTQLTGLRVESESDMRRAAAAVLAYGPRWALIKGGHLEGEPGRVGGNQAVDFLTDGSEEHWLRAPRHDNRHTHGTGCTLASAIASGLAKGLAVPEAVREAKAYVTGAVAAGFALGGGIGPVDHGWAFRRDSPRA; the protein is encoded by the coding sequence GTGACGGCCCCGATATCCCCGCCGGCATCCGCGCGTCAGGCGCCCCCGCTGGTGCTCACCGTCGCCGGCTCTGACTCGGGCGGCGGGGCCGGGATCCAGGCCGACCTCAAGACGATGCTGGCACTCGGTGTGCACGGCATGAGCGTGATCACGGCGGTCACCGCGCAGAACTCCCTCGGTGTGCAAGGCGCTTGGGAGCTTCCCGTGGAGGCCGTGCGGGCCCAGTACCGCAGCGTCGTCGACGACATCGGCATACAGGCCGTGAAGACCGGAATGCTGGCCTCGGCCGAACTGGTCGAGGCCGTCGCGGAGTTGCTGGCCGGGACCGAGGCGCCCGCCGTGGTGGATCCGGTCGGGATCTCGAAGCACGGCGACTCGCTGCTCGCCGCTTCCGCGCTCGATTCCGTACGTACGAAGCTGCTCCCGGTGGCCACCGTCGCGACGCCCAATCTCGACGAGGTCACCCAACTGACCGGCCTGCGCGTCGAGTCGGAGTCCGACATGCGGCGGGCGGCGGCCGCGGTGCTCGCGTACGGGCCCCGGTGGGCGCTCATCAAGGGCGGACACCTGGAGGGCGAGCCAGGGCGGGTGGGCGGGAACCAGGCGGTCGACTTCCTCACCGACGGCTCCGAGGAGCACTGGCTGCGCGCCCCGCGCCACGACAACCGGCACACCCACGGCACCGGCTGCACGCTGGCAAGCGCGATCGCCTCCGGCCTCGCCAAGGGGCTTGCGGTGCCGGAGGCGGTGCGCGAGGCGAAGGCGTACGTCACCGGGGCCGTCGCCGCCGGGTTCGCGCTCGGGGGCGGGATCGGGCCGGTGGATCACGGCTGGGCCTTCAGGCGGGATAGTCCCCGAGCTTGA
- the rpmB gene encoding 50S ribosomal protein L28, producing the protein MAANCDVCGKGPGFGNSISHSHRRTPRRWNPNIQRVRAVISGTPKRLNACTSCIKAGKVSR; encoded by the coding sequence GTGGCTGCCAACTGCGACGTCTGCGGCAAGGGGCCGGGCTTCGGCAACAGCATCTCCCACTCGCACCGCCGTACGCCCCGTCGCTGGAACCCGAACATCCAGCGCGTGCGTGCCGTGATCAGTGGGACGCCGAAGCGCCTCAACGCCTGCACCTCGTGCATCAAGGCCGGCAAGGTCTCGCGCTGA